In Mycolicibacterium nivoides, the DNA window CGCCGACTTCGGCAATGGTGCCCGCGATCTCGTGGCCGGGAGTCACCGGCCAGGCCATGCCCGGGAACCCGCCGTTGACGATGGCCTGATCGGTGCCGCAGACCCCGCATGCCGCCACAGCTACCCGGACCTGCCCTCGATCCGGTGAGAGCGTTTGGGCGTCAACAAGTTCCAGGGCACCGCCTGAAGACTGGACGTGAACAGCTCGATGTGTAGACATGGAGATCCTTACCCTCGCCGTGGGTGTACCAGGCCATCATCGACCGTTGACAGCCCACTTGGCCAGGGGCGGGTCTCAGCCGAGGATGAACGGGAGCTGCGCGGCCGTCTCGCCGAGACCGGCCTTCTCCGTATCGGTCGGTGCCCGCCGGCCCGTCCCCACCAGCAGAACGTCGCTGTCCGAGAATCCTGCCGGGAAATGGATACCCGCGATATCGCAGAGCATCACTCGTGATCGGGCCAGCCCCGCGACGGGCGGTCCGGCCACGGCCGGCAGATGCGCGACGAGATCGAGGTGGTGCAACGTCCATTCGAGTACGTAGGCGTCGAGGTAGTCGCCGACGGTGAGGACCTGTTCCTTCGTGCTCACCAGCAGGCCCGGGTCGGCGAGAGCGGCCGCCCGTCCGGCAGCCGAACCCACGTCGTCCAGATGGAACGTGAGCAGGTCCGGATCCTCGTATGCGGCGGCCAACCGGACGGTCAACGCATCCAGCGGATCCTCACCGGTCGGAGGCGTGTCCGTCACCTCCCAATAGGTCAGCACGTTGCGGGTGGCTTGGGCATCGGCCGGGGTGGCCAGCGTGATCAACACATCCTGGGCATCAATGATGAGGTGGCACACCAGGTCTCGAACCAACCAGCCGGCACAGCCGGAGGGCTGCTCGAAGTCCTCCGGCTGCAGGTCGGCCACCGCCGCACGTAACGCCGACCACGAGTCCGAGAACTGGCTCACGTCTGCAAGCTAGCAGCGCGCACTACTCTTCCGCGGCAGTCCAGTCGTAAGGCAGGAACTTGCCGTCGAACGTCACCACCACCCGGTCACCGGCAGGGTGCGATTTGCGCTGCACGTCGATGCTGAAGTTGATGGCGCTCATGATGCCGTCACCGAACTGTTCGTGGATGAGTTCCTTGAGCGCGCCGCCGTAGACCTGGAGCGCCTCGTAGAAACGGTAGATGGTGGGATCGGTGGGCACAGCCGTCGGCAGTCCACCGCGCATCGGCACGGCCGCCAGCACCGGAATCGCCGACTCGTCCAATCCGAGCAGTTCCACGATGATCTTGCCGGACTCGACCGGGACCGGATGCTGCCCCAGCAGCGCAGACACCGTCCACACCACGGGCTTGTCGATGGCATCGGCCAACTGCTGCCAGGTCAGGCCCTTCGTCAGGCGGGCTTCCACGATCGCGGCGGTGATCTCGTCTCTGCTCATACCCAGCAGCATGCCTGCGGCGGGTGGTCACCGCACGCCCAATGTGCCCTCCAGATACTCACCGCGACAGGCCACCCGGGCCAGCTTGCCGCTGGTGGTCCGCGGGATCGCACCCGCCGGAAGGAACCGCAGATCCGCCACTGTCAGTCCGTGCCGGTCTGCCACCGCGGCGCGGATGGCCTCGACCGCCTCCTGGGGGTCGGCGCGGTTGGTGCCTGCCGCGCGTTCGGCGATCACCACCAGCCCGGCGCCGTCACCGTCGGCAGCGGGCCCGGGGGCCGCCACGGCGAATGCCGTGACGTAGCCGCGCCGGACCAGCGGCGAGGCGTCCGCCACCGTGGCCTCGATGTCCTGTGGGTAGTGGCTGCGACCGTCGATCCGCACCAGGTCGGCCATCCGCCCGGTCACATAGAACTGCCCTTCGAAATACACCCCGAGATCGCCGGTGCGCAGCCAGGTGACGTTTTCGGGGAGCCCCTCGGCGTGACTGCCCGAGCCAAGGCGCGAGTGCAGCGAGACCCCGAATGTCTTGCGCGTCTCCCCGGGGCGGCCCCAATAGCCCCGACCGATGTTGTTGCCGTGCAACCAGATCTCCCCGACCTCGCCATCGGGTACTTCCTCGGAGAGCACGTCGGCAGTCGCGGCGTCGACGATCACCGCCCACAAGCTGCGGGCCGGATGGCCACACGACACATGCGCGACGGCGCCCTCGGCGTGCGCGTCGACGCGGACCGCTCGCCCGACGGCGAGTTGCTCGCGGTCGAAGTACACCACTGACGCCTGTTCGGCCGGAGCGATTGTCGAGATCAGCAGCGTCGCCTCGGCGATGCCGTACGACGGTTTGAACGCGGTCGGCGGCAGGCCGTACGGCGCGAACACCTCGTTGAACGCCGTCATCACCTCGGGGACCACCGGCTCGGAACCGATGATGAGCACCACATTGCTCAGATCGATGTCCTCCCCCGCTGCGGGCACGCCGCGCTGTGCGGTCCACTCGTAGGCGAAATTCGGTGCGGCCGTGATGACGCGGCCGTGCTTCGAGGCGTCCGACATCGCCTGGACCCACCGCTGGGGGCGACGGATGAACGCCGTCGGCGACATCAGTGTCGAGTGCCCGCCATACACAGCGGGAAACCCGATCATGGACAGGCCCATATCGTGATAGAGCGGTAACCAGCTG includes these proteins:
- a CDS encoding maleylpyruvate isomerase N-terminal domain-containing protein codes for the protein MSQFSDSWSALRAAVADLQPEDFEQPSGCAGWLVRDLVCHLIIDAQDVLITLATPADAQATRNVLTYWEVTDTPPTGEDPLDALTVRLAAAYEDPDLLTFHLDDVGSAAGRAAALADPGLLVSTKEQVLTVGDYLDAYVLEWTLHHLDLVAHLPAVAGPPVAGLARSRVMLCDIAGIHFPAGFSDSDVLLVGTGRRAPTDTEKAGLGETAAQLPFILG
- the cynS gene encoding cyanase; this encodes MSRDEITAAIVEARLTKGLTWQQLADAIDKPVVWTVSALLGQHPVPVESGKIIVELLGLDESAIPVLAAVPMRGGLPTAVPTDPTIYRFYEALQVYGGALKELIHEQFGDGIMSAINFSIDVQRKSHPAGDRVVVTFDGKFLPYDWTAAEE
- a CDS encoding fatty acyl-AMP ligase → MDSGTQVQYEAPAGLLRIEDCLDEAGGIVLPPGTTLISLIDRNIAHVGDLVAYRYLDHSHAEDEVVELTWTQLGVRLRAVSARLQQVAARGDRVAVLAPQGLDYVVGFFAAIKAGNIAVPLFAPELQGHAERLETALLDSRPTTVLTTAAADAAVQEFLAKMPESVRPRVELIDKVPGSEGDGFTPIPVDPDDISHLQYTSGSTRPPVGVEITHRAVGTNLLQMILSIDLLNRNTHGLSWLPLYHDMGLSMIGFPAVYGGHSTLMSPTAFIRRPQRWVQAMSDASKHGRVITAAPNFAYEWTAQRGVPAAGEDIDLSNVVLIIGSEPVVPEVMTAFNEVFAPYGLPPTAFKPSYGIAEATLLISTIAPAEQASVVYFDREQLAVGRAVRVDAHAEGAVAHVSCGHPARSLWAVIVDAATADVLSEEVPDGEVGEIWLHGNNIGRGYWGRPGETRKTFGVSLHSRLGSGSHAEGLPENVTWLRTGDLGVYFEGQFYVTGRMADLVRIDGRSHYPQDIEATVADASPLVRRGYVTAFAVAAPGPAADGDGAGLVVIAERAAGTNRADPQEAVEAIRAAVADRHGLTVADLRFLPAGAIPRTTSGKLARVACRGEYLEGTLGVR